Proteins encoded in a region of the Zea mays cultivar B73 chromosome 2, Zm-B73-REFERENCE-NAM-5.0, whole genome shotgun sequence genome:
- the LOC100284188 gene encoding uncharacterized protein LOC100284188, with protein MAIAARALRRLPLHLSPSISRSFCAVSPAAASAPAAASAKVADRIVRVLAIDPDGARRDVVGLSGQTLLRALANAGLIEPASHRLEDIDACSAECEVHIAQEWLDKLPPPSYEERYVLTRASRNRELNKHARLGCQVVLAPELQGMVVAIPEPKPWDIP; from the coding sequence ATGGCAATCGCGGCGCGCGCCCTGCGCCGCCTCCCGCTTCACCTCTCCCCCTCGATCTCCCGCTCTTTCTGCGCAGTTTCCCCGGCCGCCGCCTCGGCCCCCGCCGCCGCGTCCGCCAAGGTCGCTGACCGCATCGTGCGCGTCCTCGCCATCGATCCCGACGGGGCGCGCCGCGATGTGGTCGGCCTCTCGGGGCAGACACTCCTTCGCGCTCTGGCCAACGCGGGGCTCATCGAGCCGGCCTCCCACCGCCTCGAGGATATCGACGCGTGCTCCGCCGAGTGCGAGGTCCACATCGCGCAGGAGTGGCTTGACAAGCTGCCACCACCGTCCTACGAGGAGCGATACGTGCTCACGCGCGCGTCCAGGAACCGCGAGCTCAACAAGCACGCGCGCCTGGGCTGCCAGGTCGTCCTCGCGCCGGAGCTGCAGGGGATGGTCGTCGCCATCCCCGAGCCTAAGCCGTGGGACATCCCATAA